Proteins encoded by one window of Psychromonas sp. L1A2:
- the cbiM gene encoding cobalt transporter CbiM, producing MHIVDGALSAPVLITGAVLTVIGVFIGLRKMDYDHLPLVGVLASVFFIASYIHLPLGFSSVHLIMNGLLGILLGWVAFPALLVALLLQVIFFGFGGLLVLGVNTLNIALPAVIIYYLCYNGIRHESAKVAAIWGAIGGAGAIIITSLMVAFSLALSGDSFVLAAKAILPAHIPIMIIEGFVSYAAVYLIHTVKPEFITKDTH from the coding sequence ATGCATATTGTTGATGGAGCATTATCCGCTCCTGTATTGATAACTGGAGCTGTGTTAACCGTTATTGGGGTTTTTATTGGCCTTAGAAAAATGGATTATGATCATTTACCATTAGTTGGTGTATTAGCGTCGGTATTTTTCATTGCTTCTTATATCCACTTACCATTAGGCTTTTCGAGTGTCCATTTAATTATGAATGGCTTATTAGGCATTTTATTGGGGTGGGTTGCCTTTCCTGCCTTGCTGGTTGCACTGTTATTGCAGGTTATCTTCTTTGGTTTTGGTGGTTTATTGGTACTCGGTGTGAATACACTGAATATTGCATTACCTGCTGTGATTATTTATTACCTTTGTTATAACGGTATTCGTCATGAAAGTGCAAAAGTTGCTGCAATTTGGGGCGCTATTGGTGGCGCTGGTGCAATCATTATCACCTCATTGATGGTAGCGTTTTCCTTAGCGTTATCTGGTGATTCCTTTGTATTAGCTGCGAAAGCCATATTACCTGCTCATATTCCCATTATGATCATCGAAGGGTTTGTTTCTTATGCGGCTGTTTATCTAATTCATACTGTTAAACCTGAATTTATTACTAAGGATACTCATTAA
- a CDS encoding DUF4198 domain-containing protein, with protein MIKLLFVSSCMLSLSANAHFQMLYTPNLLHEKGGAITLKMPFTHPASSGHVMAVDKPQAFYMIKKGKKTDLIDTISDIEWESSVDKGHAYQADVKLRGLGDYVFIAQPSPYFEEEEDLYIQQITKTIVNVGNLPTDWNTDFGLSAEIVPLTKPYAIYEGGIFSAVVKSRGEPVPFAAIEVEFMNYVPDMQKNHFAKEPIMTPPSEVFVTQTIYADANGTFHFSLLKAGQWGFAALGIGEQKTYKGKALSQDAVIWVQATKLP; from the coding sequence TTGATTAAACTACTTTTTGTTTCAAGTTGTATGCTGTCACTTTCTGCTAACGCACATTTTCAAATGCTTTATACCCCTAACTTATTGCATGAAAAAGGCGGCGCAATCACATTGAAAATGCCTTTCACTCATCCTGCCTCAAGTGGTCATGTGATGGCTGTTGATAAGCCTCAAGCTTTTTATATGATTAAAAAAGGCAAAAAGACTGACTTAATTGATACGATTTCTGATATTGAGTGGGAAAGCTCGGTTGATAAAGGCCATGCTTACCAAGCTGATGTTAAGTTGCGAGGATTAGGTGATTACGTGTTTATCGCACAACCATCTCCTTATTTCGAAGAAGAAGAAGATCTTTATATTCAGCAAATCACTAAAACGATTGTTAATGTTGGTAACCTACCAACAGATTGGAATACAGATTTTGGGTTAAGTGCTGAAATTGTGCCTTTGACTAAGCCTTATGCTATTTACGAAGGTGGTATTTTTAGTGCTGTGGTTAAATCAAGAGGCGAGCCAGTGCCCTTTGCTGCCATTGAAGTTGAATTCATGAACTATGTGCCTGATATGCAAAAAAATCACTTTGCTAAAGAACCTATCATGACGCCGCCTTCGGAAGTGTTTGTGACACAAACTATCTACGCTGATGCCAACGGTACTTTCCATTTTTCATTATTGAAAGCAGGTCAGTGGGGATTTGCTGCGTTAGGCATAGGTGAACAGAAAACTTACAAAGGAAAAGCGCTTTCACAAGATGCTGTTATTTGGGTACAAGCAACTAAACTGCCGTAG
- a CDS encoding HAD family hydrolase, translated as MNVYLFDWGDTLMVDFPQNTGKMCEWETVEAIAGAKETLAVLSKKAKIYIATGAADSTEQEIKSAFERVELSQYISGYFCKENIGLEKGTAVFLNAIISTLAIPVSNITMVGDSFVKDIKPAISVGITPIWFTPNSVQIAPDNIRTIKRLSELT; from the coding sequence ATGAATGTCTATCTGTTTGATTGGGGTGATACGTTAATGGTTGATTTCCCTCAAAACACAGGAAAAATGTGTGAATGGGAAACAGTGGAAGCGATCGCCGGTGCAAAAGAAACATTAGCGGTTTTATCCAAAAAAGCGAAAATTTATATAGCGACAGGCGCTGCAGATTCAACTGAACAGGAAATAAAATCAGCCTTTGAGCGTGTCGAACTAAGCCAATATATATCAGGTTATTTTTGCAAAGAGAATATAGGGTTAGAGAAAGGAACGGCAGTATTTCTTAATGCTATTATTTCAACGTTGGCAATTCCTGTATCCAATATAACAATGGTCGGTGATTCTTTTGTAAAAGACATTAAACCAGCAATATCTGTCGGTATCACGCCTATCTGGTTCACACCAAATAGTGTTCAAATAGCACCTGATAATATACGTACCATTAAAAGATTGAGTGAGCTCACTTAA
- a CDS encoding serine/threonine-protein kinase codes for MNNIIMVYQLYNDAMQLTPRHRETFVKSQCNDKKILKQVLALISADQNEFTLSDHIAKEINSFSTQNLVKVGNIVSVYELTQHLGQGGMGTVFKAVRIDGRFEQTVAIKVISSALYPFFNSNKLINEANFMAKLNHPNICSVYDAGITEDGLHYIVMEYLDGQEISNYFKNKGFSLNEKLTSFATLCTSVNYAHQMQVVHGDLKPANIIINQDQQIKVLDFGISQVINNPNTASQEHNSKLLNGISKGFSSPELINGAPASVYSDVYALGQILSVLITQHISSNTAYNKEINAIINKATASLTTERYASVSELKHDINLFLTGHVVTAYQPNNIFRLKKFVYKRHPISVSLAGIFTTILIFLMASLFIQYQNLEMEKQQTDIMLGKFSLVLDLDFDRKSAVELSLANNYASRGENEKSALLYNKIITRFDSLINTNIAFNAGQKLINLLVKSNQLDLNLNLNNHNLLTLKNNIEFIPGTKLPINSAQAFFYYQLINIGYERDNKNINKTFNIHTKLIQDIKSTYWQELTNQQKQTINYSYAIQGEIETLTQLQRSFYFQQQNSSLLSYITKIREAVIEQLFPQKTYLVKQEKLKQFLENKPIFWAGTHENDIEHEGENTALFSKGTIKTKNFNALYKLSGSLITMESGEGSETDEAIYVSSTLALTVPLQNKDLIILTYENLINNKKNQKWSKKELLTGPWYHIYDQAIDQKEVIQPVLMKINFTESFATLNINEKSITVPWELNQQGVLELHFSDNDQATLQIIKQTTDEEIIITMNKTSGLQSLFIKDKKLAQHLLKKWTSLL; via the coding sequence ATGAATAATATTATTATGGTATATCAATTATATAATGATGCGATGCAATTAACGCCAAGACACAGGGAGACTTTTGTAAAGAGCCAATGTAATGATAAAAAAATACTAAAACAGGTATTAGCATTAATTTCAGCAGACCAAAATGAGTTCACTTTATCTGATCATATAGCAAAAGAAATTAATTCATTCTCAACACAAAATTTAGTTAAAGTAGGTAATATTGTTTCTGTATATGAATTGACTCAACACCTTGGTCAAGGTGGCATGGGGACAGTTTTTAAAGCAGTGCGCATAGATGGGCGGTTTGAACAAACCGTTGCGATTAAAGTTATTTCCTCAGCACTGTATCCTTTTTTTAATAGTAATAAACTAATTAATGAAGCTAACTTTATGGCTAAGCTTAACCATCCGAATATCTGTTCAGTGTACGATGCAGGTATTACTGAAGACGGGTTACATTATATTGTAATGGAATATTTGGATGGTCAGGAGATATCGAATTACTTTAAAAATAAAGGTTTCTCCTTAAATGAAAAACTAACAAGTTTTGCGACCCTGTGTACATCAGTAAATTATGCACATCAAATGCAAGTGGTACACGGTGATTTAAAACCAGCTAATATCATCATTAATCAAGATCAGCAGATCAAAGTGCTTGATTTTGGTATTTCCCAAGTAATCAATAACCCAAATACAGCTTCTCAAGAACACAATTCAAAACTGTTAAATGGTATTTCGAAAGGTTTTTCTAGCCCTGAATTAATTAATGGAGCCCCTGCTAGTGTATATAGTGACGTTTATGCTTTAGGCCAAATATTATCTGTATTAATCACACAACATATATCAAGCAATACTGCGTACAACAAAGAAATTAATGCCATTATAAATAAAGCTACCGCCTCTTTAACGACTGAGCGTTATGCGTCTGTATCCGAACTGAAACATGATATTAATCTATTTTTAACTGGGCATGTTGTTACTGCGTATCAACCTAATAACATATTTAGACTTAAAAAATTTGTTTATAAACGTCACCCTATTTCAGTTTCTTTAGCGGGTATTTTTACAACAATTTTAATTTTTTTGATGGCGAGTTTATTTATTCAATACCAGAATCTAGAAATGGAGAAACAACAAACAGATATTATGTTAGGGAAATTTTCATTAGTCTTAGATTTGGATTTTGATAGAAAGTCGGCGGTTGAGCTCAGTTTAGCGAATAACTATGCAAGTCGCGGAGAAAATGAAAAATCAGCATTGCTTTATAATAAAATAATTACTCGATTTGATAGTTTAATTAATACCAATATCGCCTTTAATGCAGGGCAAAAACTAATAAATTTACTCGTCAAAAGTAATCAGCTAGATTTAAATTTAAATTTAAATAACCATAACTTATTAACGCTTAAAAATAACATTGAATTTATCCCTGGTACAAAGTTACCAATTAACTCCGCACAAGCCTTTTTTTATTACCAACTAATCAATATTGGTTATGAGCGTGACAACAAAAATATTAATAAGACTTTTAATATACATACTAAATTAATTCAAGATATTAAAAGTACTTACTGGCAAGAACTCACTAACCAACAAAAACAAACAATAAATTACTCCTATGCTATTCAAGGTGAAATAGAAACGTTAACTCAACTCCAGCGTTCATTTTATTTTCAACAACAAAATTCATCATTATTATCCTATATAACAAAGATCCGAGAAGCTGTTATAGAGCAGTTATTTCCTCAAAAAACCTACTTAGTTAAACAAGAAAAGCTCAAGCAGTTTCTTGAAAACAAGCCTATATTTTGGGCTGGAACGCACGAAAACGATATTGAACATGAAGGGGAAAATACAGCTCTATTCTCTAAAGGAACCATCAAAACTAAAAACTTTAATGCTTTATATAAATTGAGTGGTAGCCTGATCACAATGGAATCTGGTGAAGGTTCTGAAACCGACGAAGCTATTTATGTTTCTTCAACTTTAGCACTAACTGTACCACTACAAAATAAAGATCTCATTATACTCACTTATGAAAATCTTATTAATAATAAAAAAAATCAAAAATGGTCAAAAAAAGAGCTACTAACAGGTCCTTGGTATCATATTTACGACCAAGCCATTGACCAAAAAGAAGTAATTCAACCAGTATTAATGAAAATAAATTTTACTGAGTCATTTGCTACCTTAAATATCAATGAAAAATCCATAACTGTACCATGGGAACTTAATCAGCAAGGAGTGCTGGAATTACATTTTTCAGATAATGATCAAGCAACATTACAAATTATAAAACAGACAACTGACGAAGAAATAATTATTACTATGAATAAAACTTCAGGCCTGCAATCTCTGTTTATTAAAGATAAAAAACTTGCTCAACATTTATTAAAAAAGTGGACATCACTTTTATAG
- a CDS encoding sigma-70 family RNA polymerase sigma factor has product MEESELIKLIKGWQNKEAVATQILMGMTYHRIKELALKHRENMPENANTAMCSQSATDLAHDVYERLNKAESRLPITTLREFYSYLNATVRNTFIDHHRKLVETKSRNPERTSLMSPRAISQQAKCIDESYELSSLSLNIDALEKQYPRQAEAVELRYYAQRSNKEIARLLSVSIRTVENDLRFAKAWIRLQM; this is encoded by the coding sequence ATGGAAGAAAGTGAATTAATTAAATTGATAAAAGGTTGGCAAAATAAAGAAGCTGTTGCAACGCAAATTCTAATGGGAATGACTTACCATCGAATAAAGGAACTCGCTTTAAAGCATCGTGAAAACATGCCTGAAAATGCAAACACGGCTATGTGTTCGCAATCTGCAACGGATTTAGCACACGATGTTTATGAACGTTTGAATAAAGCTGAATCTAGATTGCCAATTACAACTCTCAGGGAGTTTTATAGTTATCTTAATGCGACTGTAAGAAACACATTTATTGATCATCATAGAAAATTAGTTGAAACAAAATCGAGAAATCCTGAACGCACAAGCTTAATGTCGCCCAGAGCAATTTCACAGCAAGCGAAATGTATTGATGAGTCTTATGAGCTTTCGTCTTTATCGTTAAATATTGATGCATTAGAAAAACAATATCCACGACAAGCTGAAGCTGTAGAGCTAAGGTATTATGCACAGCGCTCTAACAAGGAAATTGCAAGGTTATTAAGTGTATCGATACGCACTGTAGAAAATGATTTAAGATTTGCAAAAGCTTGGATTAGGTTACAAATGTAG
- a CDS encoding 5'-nucleotidase has product MSYELGKRLVIGVASSAVFDLTESDQVFKSKGEAEYRKYQAKNIKKPLNKGVAFSFIKRLLSLNDLSDDPSEDPLVEVVLLSRNDPDTGLRVMKSIEHHHLQISRAIFMQGKSPYEYIPALSISLFLSGNLSDVREAIKRGYPAGHVLSSTIIDEEDDDDLRLAFDFDGVLADDESETVMHNTNDLKQFHNHETKNILQPHTPGPLKEFLVKISAIQLREENKKKIDTQYKNRLRVSIVTARNAPSHERALNTLKKWGVMANDAFFLGGVDKGLVLGVLKPHIFFDDQSGHLSSTSKVAPSVHIPFGIKNIVEPTE; this is encoded by the coding sequence ATGTCCTATGAATTAGGAAAACGTTTAGTCATTGGTGTTGCCTCGAGTGCGGTATTTGACCTAACAGAATCAGATCAAGTATTTAAAAGCAAAGGTGAAGCTGAGTATAGAAAATACCAAGCTAAAAACATTAAAAAGCCACTTAACAAAGGCGTTGCTTTCTCTTTTATTAAACGATTACTTTCGTTAAATGATTTAAGTGATGATCCAAGTGAAGATCCTTTAGTTGAAGTGGTCTTATTGTCTCGCAATGACCCTGATACTGGGCTTCGTGTAATGAAGTCGATAGAGCATCATCATTTACAAATCTCTAGAGCGATTTTCATGCAAGGTAAATCACCTTATGAATATATCCCAGCCTTGAGCATTTCACTTTTTCTTTCAGGCAACTTATCAGATGTGAGAGAAGCAATTAAACGTGGCTACCCTGCTGGCCATGTTTTAAGTTCAACCATTATTGATGAAGAAGACGATGATGATTTAAGACTTGCCTTTGACTTTGATGGCGTACTAGCTGATGACGAATCTGAAACGGTGATGCATAACACCAATGATTTAAAACAATTTCACAATCATGAAACCAAGAATATATTGCAACCCCATACACCAGGGCCATTAAAAGAATTTTTAGTTAAAATATCAGCTATTCAACTACGAGAAGAAAATAAAAAGAAAATAGATACTCAATATAAAAATAGATTACGCGTGTCTATTGTTACGGCGAGAAATGCCCCCTCTCATGAGCGTGCATTAAACACGTTAAAAAAATGGGGAGTCATGGCAAATGATGCTTTCTTCTTAGGCGGTGTTGATAAAGGATTGGTATTAGGCGTATTAAAGCCACATATCTTTTTCGATGACCAGTCAGGACATTTAAGTTCAACCAGTAAAGTTGCTCCTTCCGTACACATTCCTTTTGGTATTAAGAATATTGTGGAACCAACGGAATAA
- a CDS encoding AraC family transcriptional regulator — MDQLSIILKRFSMNTEVFFSGNLCGISHFDKQPNQGHLHLLQSGELTLIDEQGVSQVFNEPTVLFVPLPHTHRIVGSDDNPPKLVCANVMYDETTSNPIAEALPSLLSFNFNDCPKIKQTSLLLFEEAFNDRCGRTPMINSLTDIFIIYILRHVLSNNIMEHGLLAGLSHPQLSKVILAIQDAPEQAWNLEDMAEITLMSRSKFSELFKRIVGQSPGDYVIDWRIVVAKSLLKQKKSVALVANAVGYENGSALARIFRKKLGISPKEWLELNN, encoded by the coding sequence ATGGATCAACTTTCAATAATTTTGAAACGATTTTCGATGAATACGGAAGTCTTTTTTAGTGGTAACTTATGCGGTATCAGTCATTTCGATAAACAACCGAATCAAGGTCATTTACACCTTTTACAGAGTGGCGAATTAACATTAATTGACGAGCAGGGCGTATCACAGGTATTTAATGAGCCTACCGTATTATTTGTACCTTTGCCACATACTCATCGTATTGTTGGTAGTGATGATAATCCGCCGAAATTGGTCTGCGCTAATGTGATGTACGATGAAACGACCTCTAACCCTATTGCCGAAGCCCTACCTAGCTTACTTTCTTTTAATTTCAATGATTGTCCAAAAATAAAGCAAACGTCATTATTACTCTTTGAAGAAGCTTTTAATGATCGATGCGGTCGAACGCCCATGATCAACTCCTTAACTGATATTTTTATCATTTATATTTTGAGACACGTTTTAAGTAACAACATCATGGAACATGGTTTATTGGCAGGATTGTCTCATCCCCAGTTATCTAAGGTGATATTGGCGATTCAAGATGCGCCAGAACAAGCTTGGAATTTAGAAGATATGGCGGAAATTACATTGATGTCACGTTCTAAGTTTTCAGAGTTGTTTAAACGCATTGTTGGACAAAGCCCTGGTGACTATGTGATTGATTGGCGTATTGTTGTTGCTAAAAGTCTATTAAAACAAAAAAAATCTGTTGCGTTAGTAGCGAATGCCGTTGGATATGAGAATGGCTCTGCCTTAGCAAGAATTTTCCGAAAAAAACTAGGTATTTCACCTAAAGAATGGTTGGAATTAAATAATTAA
- a CDS encoding mechanosensitive ion channel family protein, translating into MSTLDVSTTQIEKLSTKAYELGIEYAPKLALAIVTLLIGLWVISMICKVIRLSMEHSKVDPTLIPFMTSLASWVLKVLLFISVASMIGIATTSFVAVLGAAGLAIGLALQGSLANFAGGVLIMVFKPYKVGDLIESQGHLGVVKEVQIFNTILIAPQSKRVIIPNGATSNDSITNYTVEGKIRVDLTIGVSYDADIDQTKAVLMDVLLANDKVMQTPAPFVGVLEMGDSSVNFAVRPHCDPKDYWDVFFSVNEELKKALDRNAISIPFPQRDVHLIQA; encoded by the coding sequence ATGAGTACTCTAGATGTCTCAACGACACAGATCGAAAAATTATCAACAAAAGCGTATGAATTGGGAATTGAATACGCACCTAAATTAGCGCTAGCAATAGTGACATTATTAATTGGTTTATGGGTCATTAGTATGATTTGTAAAGTGATTCGATTATCAATGGAACATTCCAAAGTAGACCCTACCTTAATTCCCTTCATGACTAGCTTGGCTTCATGGGTATTGAAAGTCTTACTATTTATTTCGGTGGCTTCAATGATAGGTATTGCAACAACGTCGTTTGTAGCAGTATTAGGTGCTGCAGGTTTAGCAATAGGTTTAGCACTGCAAGGCAGTTTGGCTAATTTTGCTGGTGGTGTGCTTATTATGGTATTTAAACCATATAAAGTAGGTGACTTAATAGAGTCTCAAGGGCATTTAGGTGTTGTTAAAGAGGTACAAATTTTTAATACTATTTTAATTGCTCCGCAATCCAAGCGCGTTATTATTCCTAACGGTGCAACATCTAATGATTCAATCACTAACTATACAGTTGAAGGAAAGATTCGTGTAGATTTGACCATTGGTGTTTCATATGATGCAGACATTGATCAAACCAAAGCAGTGTTAATGGATGTATTACTTGCAAACGATAAAGTAATGCAAACTCCAGCTCCTTTTGTCGGCGTATTAGAGATGGGTGATAGCTCTGTTAATTTCGCAGTTAGACCACATTGTGATCCCAAAGATTATTGGGATGTTTTCTTTAGTGTTAATGAAGAACTGAAGAAAGCGCTTGATAGAAATGCGATTAGCATTCCTTTCCCACAACGCGATGTGCATTTAATTCAGGCTTAA
- a CDS encoding nuclear transport factor 2 family protein, translated as MKTARPPLPPFSSATATLKVRSAENGWNNKNPEAVSLAYSPDSEWRNRSNFINGRAEIVDFLTNKWQNELDYKLVKELWAFTENRIAVRFAYEYRNVENQWFRAYGNENWEFDELGLMQKRFACINDLAIDEKDRLFTWEGNSRPDDFPSLSDLGL; from the coding sequence ATGAAAACAGCACGCCCACCTTTACCACCCTTTAGTTCCGCTACTGCAACATTAAAAGTAAGATCCGCTGAAAATGGTTGGAATAATAAAAATCCTGAAGCCGTTTCTCTCGCTTATAGCCCAGATAGTGAATGGCGAAATCGTTCTAATTTCATTAATGGTCGAGCTGAGATCGTTGATTTCTTGACTAATAAGTGGCAAAACGAATTAGATTACAAGTTAGTGAAAGAGCTTTGGGCTTTTACTGAAAACCGCATCGCAGTGAGATTTGCTTATGAATACCGTAATGTTGAAAATCAATGGTTTCGTGCTTATGGTAATGAAAATTGGGAATTCGATGAGCTAGGGTTAATGCAAAAACGCTTTGCGTGTATTAATGATTTAGCTATCGATGAAAAAGATCGATTGTTTACGTGGGAAGGGAATAGTAGACCAGATGATTTTCCAAGCTTATCTGACTTAGGCTTGTAA